TTCCCGGCGAGCCGGCGGCCCGCGAACTGGAGAAACTACTTGTGGCGCGTGTCGCACCGGCCGACGGCATCCTCCTCTCCACGCCCGAGTATCACGGGAGCTACAGCAGCGTGCTCAAGGTGCTCATCGACAACATGGGCTATCCCTCCGTCATGGCCGGGAAGCCCGTCTCTCTGCTGGGCATTGCCACGGGGCGTCTGGGCGCGATCAAGGCGCTGGAGCACCTGCGAAGCGTCTGCTCCCATATCGGCGCCATCGTCCTGCCCTATCCGGTTTCCGTGGCGGAGGCCCACAACAAGATCGATCCGTCCGGCAGATGTACCGACGCGGATTTGACGGAGTTGATGGAGAATTGCGCGAGCCAGTTGGTGGCCTATACGCGCAACCACCCCGCGCTGCGCTAGCGGCCCGTTGCAAGAGTCGCGCGAAGGCGAGAACGAGGATTCTTGCCCGAAGTCAAGGCGTGAAGCCGCCGGAAATACGAGTACTTTCAAGGTTTCGCATCGCAGAATTCGGGTAAGAAGACCGTTCGCAGCCCGC
The Candidatus Hydrogenedentota bacterium genome window above contains:
- a CDS encoding NAD(P)H-dependent oxidoreductase, producing the protein MSDPTPRPIHLVAVSGSVRKDGYTRQFLDLLIALLERHPGVTVDCIDPGEFELAFPGEPAARELEKLLVARVAPADGILLSTPEYHGSYSSVLKVLIDNMGYPSVMAGKPVSLLGIATGRLGAIKALEHLRSVCSHIGAIVLPYPVSVAEAHNKIDPSGRCTDADLTELMENCASQLVAYTRNHPALR